In Chitinophaga sp. HK235, a single window of DNA contains:
- a CDS encoding SusC/RagA family TonB-linked outer membrane protein, whose protein sequence is MQNSLSLTYIRRLVRGGILFAVLTLGNISFLSPYVYSQSSQPVSITAVFENENLAACIKKLERSYHLSFGYDNQDLIRYHINKLNFVNEPLDKVLATLLKKTGLTVETKNGVYLIVRPVVAAATTEPAGRIRGRIVDANSNNPVPGVTVRVAGARYYAVSNPEGEYELILPPGNYSLQYSFIGYQEEIKPAIKVMPSVVAAVPVMMTVKPSHLTEAVVIGYGVQERRNLLGSVTTFKASELPGQMPLSLDEAMVGKLPGVYIAPSSGVPGAASNITIRGISTLNANGNTPLIVVDGVPIYGVDPNLNTVNYNKNGTQSFSYGGNQVVNEYRQPTTFEKNPLATLNPDDIESIEVLKDAYSTAIYGSRGSGGVILITTKKGKRGNVRVDVQLGTSVSSPRKLPSIMTGDQYADFYNRLFALKDSIGKAGNPYYRPVNYKFPKGVNTDWLHEVLRDATGADANVSLSGGTEKSNYYVSLGYDKQQAYIINNDFTRYQGRVNFDNQMTRKLKVGVSMSLNQATNNSLNAQEIYRGAIQKAPNIPVRDSAGNFNWLYGKNPTGPEDISNPVAQATTGKNYTTDNRVLGNVFADLKLLSWLSLHSDVGVDWINSRAYSRVIDRPKTPGGNASETQQQLRKWVSNNRIDINKAFDGGHAVSAMLGQSYEKSVEDATAVIGDGFLNNEMLSISTAKNKRVVSSLEQQWAQVSFLGRLNYEYQHRYLVGVTYRMDGSSRFSANHRYVGFPSFALGWVPSEESFLKGNKLIEQLKIRGSVGFTGSDGGNGYYGNQGQYVVDVYGDSYGNVGAIGVKQPSNPNLQWERTTTWNAGMDLSMLNGRISVTLDYYRRQTSNAILSSVLPYFMGFSMQKQNLADLSNNGIEFSISSQNIQRKAFSWTTNFNISGNRNKIIRLHKIDEDQLANQNEVEGNRFWRVGHSATAYYLYNWGGVNPANGQPLWIDNAGKSSEVPIQQQYSGAPYVHREYMGDAMPVVFGGLGNTITYKAFELNCFLSFSAGNKIINGAKAAQYSYLGSSSTANNVYNLSPELLNYWQYPGQATDIPALINKSNAAAAGFGSSYDYTLSRQSSRFLEDASFIKLRSLSLAYNFTSLLKHVQTVKSLRVFVEGNNLLILTSYSGLDPEVNAYGSSALNMGYDELTLPSPRTWRAGIKASF, encoded by the coding sequence ATGCAAAATTCGCTTTCGCTAACGTATATACGTAGGTTAGTGAGGGGAGGCATTCTGTTCGCGGTGCTCACACTGGGAAATATCAGCTTCCTGTCTCCATATGTATATAGTCAGTCGTCACAGCCTGTCAGCATCACCGCTGTCTTTGAAAATGAAAACCTGGCAGCCTGTATTAAAAAGCTGGAACGCAGCTACCATCTGTCATTCGGATACGACAACCAGGATCTGATACGTTATCACATCAACAAACTTAACTTTGTCAATGAGCCACTGGACAAGGTTTTGGCTACACTGCTGAAAAAAACAGGACTCACTGTTGAAACCAAAAACGGCGTATATCTGATCGTCAGACCCGTTGTTGCCGCTGCTACAACAGAACCCGCCGGCAGAATACGTGGCCGTATCGTAGATGCCAACTCCAATAACCCTGTGCCCGGTGTGACCGTTCGTGTAGCCGGCGCCAGATATTATGCTGTTTCCAACCCTGAAGGAGAATATGAACTTATCTTGCCTCCAGGAAATTATTCCCTGCAATATTCTTTTATCGGTTATCAGGAAGAGATAAAACCGGCCATCAAGGTGATGCCCAGTGTGGTGGCTGCTGTTCCGGTGATGATGACCGTAAAACCTTCCCATCTTACAGAAGCGGTGGTAATCGGTTATGGTGTACAGGAACGCCGTAATCTTCTGGGTTCCGTGACTACCTTTAAAGCCAGTGAACTGCCCGGACAAATGCCGCTTTCGTTAGATGAAGCCATGGTTGGTAAACTGCCGGGTGTATACATTGCTCCCTCCAGTGGTGTGCCCGGCGCTGCCAGCAACATCACCATCCGTGGTATCAGCACCCTTAACGCCAACGGCAACACGCCGTTGATCGTAGTCGATGGAGTACCTATCTATGGCGTGGATCCCAATCTTAATACTGTCAATTATAATAAAAATGGTACACAGAGCTTTTCATATGGTGGCAACCAGGTAGTCAATGAATACCGCCAGCCTACTACATTTGAAAAGAATCCCCTGGCCACACTCAATCCGGATGATATCGAATCCATCGAAGTGCTGAAAGATGCTTATTCTACCGCTATCTATGGCTCCCGTGGCTCCGGAGGCGTGATCCTCATCACCACCAAAAAAGGAAAAAGAGGTAATGTAAGAGTAGATGTGCAGCTGGGCACTTCTGTCAGCTCTCCCCGCAAACTGCCTTCCATCATGACCGGCGACCAGTATGCAGATTTTTACAACCGCCTGTTTGCTCTGAAAGACTCTATCGGCAAAGCCGGTAATCCCTACTACCGGCCGGTGAACTATAAATTCCCGAAAGGAGTTAATACAGACTGGTTGCATGAAGTGCTGAGAGACGCTACCGGCGCAGACGCCAACGTGTCGCTCAGTGGCGGTACGGAAAAAAGCAACTATTACGTGAGCCTCGGCTACGACAAACAACAGGCCTATATCATCAACAACGATTTCACCCGCTATCAGGGCCGCGTCAACTTCGACAACCAGATGACCAGAAAGCTGAAAGTAGGCGTCAGCATGTCTTTGAACCAGGCTACCAACAACTCCCTCAACGCGCAGGAGATATACCGCGGCGCTATCCAGAAGGCACCCAATATCCCTGTCCGCGATAGTGCCGGCAACTTTAACTGGCTCTATGGTAAGAACCCTACCGGCCCGGAAGATATCTCCAATCCGGTTGCACAGGCCACCACCGGTAAAAACTATACTACCGACAACCGTGTGCTGGGTAATGTGTTTGCCGATCTGAAACTGCTCTCCTGGCTTAGTCTGCACTCCGATGTAGGAGTGGACTGGATCAACTCCCGCGCCTACAGCCGGGTGATAGACCGGCCCAAAACACCCGGAGGCAACGCTTCCGAAACACAACAGCAGCTCCGCAAATGGGTCAGCAATAACCGCATCGATATCAACAAGGCATTTGATGGCGGTCATGCTGTGAGTGCCATGTTGGGGCAGAGTTATGAGAAATCCGTAGAAGATGCGACTGCCGTTATAGGCGATGGTTTCCTCAACAATGAGATGCTGAGCATCTCCACCGCAAAAAACAAAAGAGTGGTCAGCTCCCTGGAACAACAATGGGCACAGGTGTCTTTCCTGGGAAGGTTGAACTATGAATATCAGCATCGTTACCTGGTAGGTGTCACCTACCGTATGGACGGCTCCTCCCGTTTCTCTGCCAACCACCGCTATGTAGGGTTTCCTTCCTTTGCGCTGGGATGGGTGCCCAGTGAAGAATCTTTCCTGAAAGGCAACAAACTGATTGAACAACTCAAAATACGCGGTAGTGTAGGCTTCACCGGTAGTGATGGTGGCAACGGCTACTATGGCAACCAGGGCCAGTATGTAGTGGATGTATACGGCGACTCTTATGGCAATGTGGGCGCTATCGGTGTCAAACAACCGTCTAATCCCAACCTGCAGTGGGAGCGTACCACCACCTGGAACGCAGGCATGGACCTGAGTATGCTCAATGGACGCATCAGCGTTACATTGGATTATTACAGAAGACAAACATCCAACGCTATCCTCAGTTCCGTACTGCCTTATTTTATGGGCTTCTCCATGCAGAAGCAGAACCTGGCGGATCTCAGCAACAACGGTATTGAGTTCAGCATCAGCAGTCAGAACATCCAGCGTAAAGCTTTCAGCTGGACCACCAACTTCAACATCTCCGGCAACCGGAATAAGATCATACGACTGCACAAGATTGATGAAGACCAGCTGGCCAATCAGAACGAAGTCGAGGGTAACCGCTTCTGGCGCGTAGGACATTCTGCCACCGCTTATTACCTGTACAACTGGGGCGGTGTCAATCCGGCCAATGGACAGCCACTCTGGATCGATAATGCCGGTAAAAGCTCCGAAGTGCCGATACAACAACAGTATTCGGGCGCTCCCTATGTGCATCGCGAATATATGGGCGACGCTATGCCCGTGGTATTCGGTGGCCTTGGTAATACGATCACCTACAAAGCCTTTGAGCTCAATTGTTTCCTGTCGTTTTCCGCAGGAAATAAAATCATCAATGGCGCCAAAGCAGCACAGTACAGTTACCTGGGCAGTTCTTCTACCGCCAACAATGTATACAACCTTTCCCCGGAACTCCTGAACTACTGGCAATATCCCGGTCAGGCAACAGACATCCCGGCACTGATCAACAAATCCAATGCAGCGGCAGCCGGCTTCGGCAGCTCCTATGATTACACGCTCAGCCGCCAGTCATCCCGCTTCCTGGAAGATGCTTCCTTTATCAAACTGAGAAGCCTCTCGCTGGCCTATAATTTTACCAGCTTGCTCAAACATGTACAAACCGTGAAATCGTTGCGGGTATTTGTAGAAGGCAACAATCTGCTGATACTGACCAGCTATTCCGGCCTCGACCCGGAAGTGAATGCCTATGGCTCTTCCGCGCTGAACATGGGGTATGATGAACTGACACTGCCTTCGCCACGCACCTGGAGAGCAGGTATTAAAGCATCTTTTTAA
- a CDS encoding RagB/SusD family nutrient uptake outer membrane protein — MKRYSSYIYSLLLLAVLGACNKQLDLKPEGTMVEADLLKNKQTTESFLADTYLHMMDACDGNMYLFADVTGNVVSSFDQALVKGAVDPRDKNYDDLWRKPYMTINQANVIITQLSRYATFDADTQQQFIAEARFIRAFCHLVLLQMYGDGALQGKMNNKGIPLMLQSFDGYDGSQNKERNTNGEVYTQILKDLDEAMAVLPEKRTDPTDQAGRATKGAAAALAARVSLYMQDYVKAAAYANTVLSAQRYALQPSFVQLWPDHATGTGKYPLSTEIIFAFPESFNATSYGNHGIYYVYGYYKPLPDFLALYETQDERLTDLLTATNQMRKFTDPKLMDNVNMIRLPEVMLTAAEALAQTNGVNATSVDLLNKVYGRAYTKNPVPKVYTITDFSGKQALIDRILLERSRELAFEGFARFDAIRSGKQPNPQLPADRYAMPIPQREIDITGGLIVQNPGYTK, encoded by the coding sequence ATGAAAAGATATTCCTCTTACATATACAGCTTGTTGCTGCTGGCCGTACTCGGGGCCTGCAACAAACAACTCGACCTGAAGCCGGAAGGTACCATGGTGGAAGCTGACCTTTTAAAAAATAAACAAACGACCGAAAGTTTTCTGGCCGATACCTACCTGCACATGATGGATGCCTGCGACGGCAACATGTACCTGTTTGCAGACGTCACCGGCAATGTGGTCAGCTCTTTTGACCAGGCCCTCGTAAAAGGAGCCGTAGATCCCCGCGACAAAAACTATGATGACCTCTGGAGAAAACCATACATGACCATCAACCAGGCCAATGTGATCATTACGCAGCTCTCCCGGTATGCCACCTTTGACGCCGATACTCAACAGCAGTTTATTGCTGAAGCCAGATTTATACGGGCTTTCTGTCACCTGGTACTGTTGCAGATGTATGGAGATGGTGCATTACAGGGCAAGATGAACAATAAGGGCATCCCGCTGATGCTACAGTCCTTTGATGGTTATGATGGTTCTCAGAATAAAGAAAGAAATACCAACGGAGAAGTATATACGCAGATATTAAAAGACCTGGATGAAGCCATGGCTGTGCTGCCGGAAAAACGTACCGATCCTACAGACCAGGCCGGCCGTGCTACCAAAGGAGCTGCTGCAGCCCTCGCAGCCCGCGTATCGCTCTATATGCAGGACTATGTCAAAGCGGCTGCCTATGCCAATACAGTATTGTCTGCACAACGTTATGCCCTGCAGCCGTCTTTTGTACAGCTCTGGCCCGACCATGCTACTGGCACCGGAAAATATCCGCTCAGCACCGAAATCATTTTTGCCTTCCCGGAAAGTTTTAATGCTACCAGCTATGGCAACCATGGTATCTACTATGTTTATGGCTATTACAAGCCGCTGCCTGACTTCCTGGCCCTGTACGAAACACAGGATGAAAGGCTCACGGATCTGTTGACCGCCACCAATCAGATGCGCAAATTCACTGACCCTAAGCTCATGGATAATGTCAACATGATCCGACTGCCGGAAGTAATGCTGACCGCCGCCGAAGCCCTGGCGCAGACCAACGGCGTGAACGCCACTTCAGTAGATCTGCTGAATAAAGTATACGGTCGCGCCTACACGAAAAATCCGGTGCCTAAAGTATACACCATAACAGACTTCAGCGGCAAACAGGCGCTGATAGACCGCATCCTGCTGGAACGCAGCCGGGAACTGGCATTTGAAGGGTTTGCCCGTTTTGATGCCATCCGCAGCGGTAAACAACCTAATCCCCAGTTGCCCGCAGACCGGTATGCCATGCCCATTCCTCAGCGGGAAATTGATATCACCGGCGGACTCATTGTACAAAATCCGGGATATACGAAATAA
- a CDS encoding TlpA disulfide reductase family protein has product MKKTITTLSVALLALSSQAQSSKEIILQGDISGDLKGHHKMYLYSRTYKDSATIVNGHYSFRIPFSEPVFLMLLPQYVQAERQMYVPFGILMDKPVTYTVTSDISKGMNASTVKGSEATELLRAYEQDKSAAWKKISTGLQQAFGKPWLQENDPQYEAFEKKQQALQQQHLLPILEKLVKEHPNSYAAVYSLNDARQIASVEQQERLYATLSKDLKATTPAKEFHQFTEGIRNSAVGKQVKDFSLPDPDGKTISFSSLKGKYVLIDFWASWCSPCRKSFPHMREVYQQYKDQNFIIYSISIDKSKADWLKAVAEENNPWLQSLDNINIAGGGFAVTGVPTTYLISPEGKIMMKEIGFDETGNGNIEKKLAALFGTIVKKSAPEKSKNENSTTKAIPMMPMQ; this is encoded by the coding sequence ATGAAGAAAACCATCACCACCCTCTCTGTCGCCTTACTGGCCCTCAGCAGCCAGGCGCAGAGCAGTAAGGAAATCATCCTGCAGGGAGATATCAGCGGCGACCTGAAAGGACATCATAAGATGTACCTCTATTCCCGCACCTACAAGGACTCTGCCACCATCGTCAACGGGCATTATTCTTTCAGGATACCCTTCAGCGAACCGGTATTCCTGATGCTGCTGCCACAATATGTACAGGCAGAACGCCAGATGTACGTGCCTTTCGGCATCCTGATGGACAAACCAGTCACCTACACGGTCACCAGCGACATCAGCAAGGGTATGAACGCTTCCACCGTAAAAGGCTCTGAAGCAACGGAACTACTGCGGGCCTATGAGCAGGATAAGTCCGCTGCCTGGAAAAAGATCAGCACCGGCCTGCAACAGGCTTTTGGTAAACCATGGCTGCAGGAAAATGATCCGCAATACGAAGCCTTTGAGAAAAAGCAACAGGCGCTGCAACAACAGCATCTGCTGCCAATACTGGAGAAGCTGGTGAAAGAACATCCCAATTCCTATGCTGCGGTATACAGCCTCAATGATGCCCGGCAGATCGCTTCGGTGGAACAACAGGAACGGCTATACGCTACCTTGTCTAAAGACTTGAAAGCAACAACGCCCGCAAAGGAATTCCATCAGTTTACAGAAGGTATCCGTAATTCCGCCGTCGGCAAACAGGTGAAGGATTTTTCATTACCAGATCCGGACGGAAAGACGATCAGCTTTAGCAGTCTGAAAGGAAAATACGTGCTGATCGACTTCTGGGCCAGCTGGTGCTCGCCCTGCCGCAAATCCTTCCCTCATATGAGAGAAGTGTATCAGCAGTATAAAGACCAGAACTTTATCATCTACAGTATTTCCATCGATAAAAGCAAGGCAGACTGGCTGAAGGCTGTAGCAGAAGAAAATAATCCCTGGCTGCAGTCGCTGGATAATATCAATATCGCGGGTGGCGGATTCGCAGTCACCGGTGTGCCTACTACTTATCTGATTTCTCCCGAAGGGAAAATCATGATGAAAGAAATTGGTTTCGACGAAACAGGTAATGGTAATATAGAAAAGAAGCTGGCAGCGCTTTTCGGTACCATCGTCAAAAAGTCCGCACCAGAGAAATCCAAAAATGAAAACAGTACAACAAAGGCTATCCCGATGATGCCTATGCAATAA
- a CDS encoding peroxiredoxin, whose amino-acid sequence MIKKQNSWLLAMLAASMALPATAQTKRFITVSGKIKFPPPREQQEKFPFLVQKQEGDDRVTIDTIRLKPDGTYSIKLDATRPQFYILNEFEEDRLTVWANKENLRIDFRGMDTAFIRIKNPPYVYIQGSEENNLINQVNFIVYRNYQSMIEIGRLQYKASLAKDTALERAMQDQYGWLGDDMDERLKLLVKMYPNTPVLLYVLDYLHPRKDKELITAELGRLVKKYPYLEEAKSKQVDMVKAEAIARKTAIGATAINFTQNNVSGKAIQLTDYRGKYVLLDFWASWCGPCRAENPNVLDNYEKYHKKGLEILAVSLDDKKAAWLKAIKDDGLTWEHVSDLKGWKNEVAKEYNIRAVPSNFLLDKDGKILAVNLRGEELTQKLEEIFGK is encoded by the coding sequence ATGATAAAAAAACAGAACAGTTGGCTGCTGGCCATGCTGGCCGCCAGCATGGCCCTTCCGGCCACCGCACAAACCAAACGGTTTATTACTGTGAGCGGAAAGATCAAATTTCCTCCACCCCGGGAACAACAGGAAAAATTTCCTTTCCTGGTACAGAAACAGGAAGGGGATGATCGTGTCACAATCGATACGATCCGTCTGAAACCGGATGGGACTTACAGTATAAAGCTGGATGCCACCCGCCCGCAGTTTTATATATTGAATGAATTTGAAGAAGACCGGCTTACCGTTTGGGCCAACAAGGAAAACCTTCGGATAGATTTCAGAGGAATGGATACTGCGTTCATCAGGATTAAAAATCCGCCTTATGTGTATATCCAGGGTAGTGAAGAAAACAATCTCATTAACCAGGTCAATTTTATCGTTTACCGCAATTACCAGAGCATGATCGAGATAGGGCGCCTGCAGTACAAGGCTTCCCTGGCCAAGGACACAGCTTTGGAAAGGGCTATGCAGGACCAGTACGGATGGCTCGGCGATGATATGGACGAACGTTTGAAACTGCTGGTCAAAATGTATCCCAATACACCGGTACTACTGTATGTGTTGGATTATCTGCATCCCAGAAAAGATAAGGAACTGATTACTGCAGAACTGGGCCGCCTGGTGAAAAAATATCCTTACCTCGAAGAAGCAAAAAGTAAACAGGTGGATATGGTAAAGGCAGAAGCGATTGCCCGCAAAACAGCCATTGGCGCCACCGCCATAAACTTCACCCAGAACAATGTCAGCGGAAAAGCGATACAGCTGACAGACTATCGCGGCAAATACGTACTGCTCGATTTCTGGGCCAGCTGGTGTGGTCCCTGCCGCGCAGAAAATCCCAATGTGCTGGATAATTACGAAAAGTACCACAAAAAAGGACTGGAGATCCTGGCCGTATCACTGGACGACAAAAAGGCTGCATGGCTGAAAGCCATTAAAGACGATGGCCTCACCTGGGAGCATGTGAGCGATCTCAAAGGCTGGAAAAATGAAGTGGCAAAGGAATATAATATCCGTGCAGTGCCCAGCAATTTCCTGCTCGACAAGGACGGCAAGATACTGGCCGTGAACCTTCGCGGGGAAGAGCTGACCCAAAAGCTGGAAGAAATCTTTGGTAAATAG
- a CDS encoding alpha/beta fold hydrolase → MVRLILVAIAFATISSVLPVSAASLKGSTIPTDTSSGYATVNGIKMYYEIHGQGSPLVLIHGGGSTLRTNYGSVLNDFASHHQVIAVDLQGHGHTEGRPGNITFEQDADDVAALLKTLHIPQADIIGFSNGGSTTMQIAIRHPEVVRSVVIISAFYKREGLPAAFWKNMEQADFSYMPQVYKDAFMAVRHDQKALLAMFNQDRERVVHFKDWSDDAIRSIKVPAFVIISDQDVVQPEHAAAMYRLLPKGRLAIMPGAHGEFLGEAFTGKPGSKMPQLSVAMIEEFLAGVSNNQ, encoded by the coding sequence ATGGTACGCCTAATCCTGGTAGCGATAGCCTTCGCTACCATCAGCTCTGTATTGCCTGTCTCCGCCGCCTCTTTAAAAGGCAGCACAATACCAACAGATACCTCCAGCGGATATGCCACCGTTAACGGCATCAAAATGTACTACGAAATACATGGCCAGGGAAGTCCGCTTGTACTGATACACGGCGGCGGCTCTACCCTCCGGACCAACTACGGCAGCGTACTCAACGACTTCGCGAGCCATCACCAGGTGATTGCTGTAGACCTGCAGGGACATGGTCATACCGAAGGACGCCCTGGTAACATCACCTTCGAACAGGATGCAGATGATGTGGCCGCACTGTTGAAAACACTGCACATCCCACAAGCTGATATCATCGGATTCAGCAATGGCGGCAGCACCACTATGCAGATAGCCATCCGCCACCCTGAGGTAGTGCGCAGCGTGGTGATCATCTCCGCCTTTTATAAACGGGAAGGCCTGCCGGCTGCATTCTGGAAAAACATGGAGCAAGCAGATTTCAGTTATATGCCGCAAGTGTATAAAGATGCCTTTATGGCGGTCCGCCATGATCAAAAGGCACTGCTGGCCATGTTCAACCAGGACAGGGAACGGGTAGTCCATTTCAAAGACTGGTCAGATGATGCGATCCGTTCCATTAAGGTGCCTGCTTTTGTGATCATCAGCGATCAGGATGTGGTTCAGCCTGAACATGCTGCAGCCATGTACCGGCTGCTGCCCAAAGGGCGTTTGGCGATCATGCCCGGCGCACATGGAGAATTTCTGGGAGAGGCATTTACAGGAAAACCAGGCAGTAAAATGCCTCAGCTGTCAGTAGCCATGATAGAGGAATTCCTTGCAGGTGTGTCCAACAATCAATAG
- a CDS encoding SRPBCC domain-containing protein — translation MANRTNNDTFISRIIRAPRELVFEAWTSAEHLQHWYAPKGCIVHFAYTDIRPGGSTLSCIRNPGSTNKDCWCKTTYLEIVSPEKIVCKLQLADEQGNVISSREAGMDPEWPSETILTVTFTPEGDNTLFTLHQTVDMTLAKRTGAYPSWEQMLDILETHLQPTHK, via the coding sequence ATGGCAAACAGAACAAATAATGATACGTTCATCTCCCGTATCATCCGTGCACCGCGAGAACTGGTATTTGAAGCCTGGACCAGCGCCGAACACCTGCAACACTGGTATGCACCCAAAGGCTGCATCGTCCACTTTGCATATACCGACATACGGCCAGGAGGCAGCACGCTCTCCTGTATCCGCAATCCCGGCAGCACCAATAAAGACTGCTGGTGTAAAACCACCTACCTCGAAATTGTATCTCCGGAAAAAATCGTCTGCAAACTACAGCTGGCTGATGAACAGGGTAACGTTATCAGTTCCAGGGAAGCCGGTATGGACCCTGAGTGGCCCTCAGAAACGATACTAACGGTCACGTTTACACCGGAAGGCGACAACACCTTGTTCACGCTGCATCAAACCGTAGACATGACACTCGCCAAACGCACCGGCGCCTACCCCAGCTGGGAACAGATGCTCGACATCCTCGAAACTCATCTGCAGCCGACGCATAAATAG
- a CDS encoding helix-turn-helix transcriptional regulator translates to MEKRRDIYQAIADPTRREIITLIARQSMNLNAIAENFDTSRPGISQHIKILTECGLISIRKQGRERYCELKMDRLQEISGWVEECRKYWNETIDSMEQYLEDLQSKNKKHGKQNK, encoded by the coding sequence ATGGAAAAGAGACGGGACATATATCAGGCCATAGCAGACCCTACACGGCGGGAAATCATCACGCTGATAGCGCGGCAGTCCATGAACCTGAATGCCATCGCCGAAAACTTCGACACCAGCAGGCCCGGCATCTCCCAGCATATTAAAATACTCACGGAATGCGGCCTGATCTCCATCCGCAAACAAGGCAGGGAACGTTACTGCGAACTAAAAATGGACCGGCTCCAGGAAATATCCGGCTGGGTGGAGGAATGCCGGAAATACTGGAATGAGACCATCGATTCCATGGAACAATACTTAGAGGATTTACAATCAAAAAATAAAAAACATGGCAAACAGAACAAATAA
- a CDS encoding DUF4402 domain-containing protein, translating to MKKEILSLTMLAAVLCVDNVSAQTSGTATANASASVVTPLTVINLNGNLSFGNIAPSGTAGAVILDPNGTRTFTGGVSALPGGGVNVGTFQVTGENGFSYSITLPASVSLTNTTSGGAQTLFANNFTSFPTPTGVLTGGSQTLLVGATLQVPGGSVPGVYSTATPFSVTVNYN from the coding sequence ATGAAGAAGGAGATTCTATCATTGACCATGCTTGCGGCCGTCTTGTGTGTGGATAACGTATCTGCACAAACATCCGGAACGGCCACTGCAAATGCTTCCGCGTCTGTTGTTACCCCACTAACGGTTATTAATCTGAATGGTAATCTGAGCTTCGGTAATATAGCACCTTCCGGGACAGCTGGTGCGGTAATACTGGACCCCAATGGTACCCGTACTTTTACAGGGGGCGTTTCAGCCCTGCCTGGAGGTGGAGTAAACGTTGGTACTTTTCAGGTAACCGGAGAGAACGGGTTTTCGTATTCCATCACACTTCCTGCCAGTGTATCATTAACCAATACTACCAGTGGTGGAGCACAGACATTGTTTGCAAATAATTTTACCAGCTTTCCAACCCCTACCGGGGTGTTGACTGGAGGCAGCCAAACGTTGCTGGTTGGTGCAACGTTGCAGGTGCCCGGCGGCTCAGTACCAGGTGTCTACAGTACTGCTACGCCGTTTTCAGTGACCGTCAACTATAACTGA
- a CDS encoding molecular chaperone, whose amino-acid sequence MKQQLTLRVQQRYEIVFCTAFMLSLLLNAASVQAQGDLMIYPKRVIFDGSKRTQDLALANSGKDTATYLVSFVQIRMKEDGSFENIEQPDSGQLFASNNLRVFPRTVTIAPKESQAVKLQVINTGNLPPGEYRSHVYFRAVPPPIPAGEIPVAKDTNNLEVKLVPVFGVTIPVIIRIGTDSTTTSISDMNTDLSDPKKPQVLFSINRSGNMSTYGDLTIDYVSLTGQRTRAAFVKGVAVYTPLLKRKLRIELDPTSKLNYHQGKLEVNFESNAGKNPELLSKQELVLR is encoded by the coding sequence ATGAAACAGCAGCTAACCCTGCGCGTGCAGCAGAGATATGAGATAGTCTTTTGCACCGCATTCATGCTTTCTTTGTTACTAAACGCGGCCTCAGTGCAGGCGCAGGGCGACCTGATGATTTATCCCAAAAGGGTGATTTTCGATGGAAGCAAAAGAACACAGGATCTGGCTCTTGCCAATTCCGGCAAAGACACCGCTACCTATCTTGTTTCCTTTGTGCAAATCAGAATGAAAGAAGATGGTTCTTTTGAAAACATTGAACAACCCGATTCGGGCCAATTGTTTGCAAGCAACAACCTTCGGGTTTTCCCGAGAACTGTAACCATTGCTCCCAAAGAATCACAAGCCGTGAAACTGCAGGTTATCAATACAGGCAACCTGCCTCCCGGCGAATATCGATCCCATGTTTATTTCAGGGCTGTCCCTCCTCCCATACCTGCAGGCGAAATACCGGTCGCCAAAGACACTAACAATCTGGAAGTAAAACTGGTACCTGTCTTCGGTGTTACCATACCTGTTATTATCCGGATTGGAACTGACTCAACGACCACCTCTATCTCAGACATGAACACCGACCTGAGCGACCCCAAAAAACCACAGGTGCTCTTTAGCATCAACCGCTCGGGTAACATGTCTACCTATGGAGATCTCACCATCGACTACGTGTCGCTCACCGGACAACGAACGCGCGCCGCTTTTGTGAAAGGTGTGGCAGTTTACACGCCACTACTGAAACGGAAGTTACGCATAGAGCTTGACCCCACTTCCAAACTCAACTATCATCAGGGAAAGCTGGAAGTGAATTTCGAATCCAACGCAGGAAAAAATCCGGAGCTACTGTCAAAACAGGAACTGGTCCTGCGCTGA